In the Octopus bimaculoides isolate UCB-OBI-ISO-001 chromosome 18, ASM119413v2, whole genome shotgun sequence genome, one interval contains:
- the LOC106882556 gene encoding uncharacterized protein K02A2.6-like: MDCNVEEIVKACRGCALAAKAPTTKWQLWPKTNIPWSRLHVNYAGSLKSSYYLVVVDSFSKWPAVHKCKKPTSVVTVRFLHKLFTRYGIPDTIVSDNRTQFSSDEFRKFCKMFIIIHVTTPPYHSKSNRQVERFVDTMKRVLKKANNEVMDDLALQQFLRVY; this comes from the coding sequence ATGGACTGTAATGTTGAAGAAATAGTGAAAGCATGCAGAGGCTGTGCCCTAGCTGCAAAAGCACCTACCACTAAATGGCAGTTGTGGCCCAAAACAAATATTCCATGGTCCAGACTGCATGTTAATTATGCAGGTTCACTTAAGAGTTCATATTACCTTGTTGTGGTGGACAGTTTTTCAAAGTGGCCTGCAGTGCATAAGTGTAAAAAGCCAACATCTGTAGTTACAGTAAGATTTTTACACAAATTGTTCACCAGATATGGTATTCCCGATACCATTGTGTCTGATAACAGAACTCAATTTTCTTCAGATGAgttcagaaaattttgtaaaatgttcattATTATACATGTGACCACTCCACCGTATCATTCTAAGTCAAATAGACAAGTGGAGCGTTTTGTTGACACTATGAAGAGGGTGTTGAAAAAGGCAAACAATGAAGTAATGGATGACCTTGCACTTCAACAATTTCTAAGAGTGTACTGA